In a genomic window of Amphiprion ocellaris isolate individual 3 ecotype Okinawa chromosome 11, ASM2253959v1, whole genome shotgun sequence:
- the esd gene encoding S-formylglutathione hydrolase: protein MALTQVSSNKCAGGFQKVFEHESTELKCKMKFAVYLPPKAETDKCPVMYWLSGLTCTEQNFITKAGSQLAAAEHGIIIVAPDTSPRGCNIEGEDENWDFGTGAGFYVNATQDPWKTNYRMYAYVTEELPKLINANFPTDPDRMSVSGHSMGGHGALICALKNPGKYKAVSAFAPICNPMQCPWGQKAFAGYLGSDRSTWEAYDATVLAASYSGPQLNILIDQGQDDQFLSASQLLPDNLIAVCSEKKIPVVFRLQPGYDHSYFFMYSFMNDHIKHHAKYLNA from the exons ATGGCCCTCACTCAAGTGTCCTCCAACAAATGTGCCGGTGGCTTCCAGAAGGTTTTCGAACATGAAAG CACCGAGCTGAAGTGTAAGATGAAGTTTGCCGTTTATCTGCCTCCTAAAGCCGAGACCGACAAATGTCCCGTCATGTACTGGCTCTCTG GCCTGACGTGCACTGAGCAGAACTTCATCACCAAAGCCGGCAGTCAGCTCGCCGCTGCAGAACACGGCATCATCATCGTAGCTCCAGACACTAGCCCAC GCGGCTGCAACATTGAAGGCGAAGACGAAAACTGGGATTTCGGCACCGGAGCCGGTTTCTACGTCAACGCCACCCAGGACCCCTGGAAGACCAACTACCGCATGTACGCCTACGTCACCGAGGAG CTCCCTAAACTGATCAACGCTAACTTCCCCACCGACCCAGACAGGATGTCCGTCTCCGGCCACTCCATGGGCGGCCACGGGGCGCTTATCTGTGCCCTGAAGAACCCTGGGAAATACAAG GCTGTTTCTGCGTTCGCCCCCATCTGTAACCCGATGCAGTGCCCCTGGGGACAGAAAGCCTTTGCTGGATACCTGGGATCAGACCGGTCCACGTGGGAG GCGTACGACGCCACCGTGTTGGCAGCTTCCTACTCCGGTCCCCAGCTCAACATCCTCATCGATCAGGGCCAGGACGACCAGTTCCTGTCGGCCAGTCAGCTGCTGCCCGACAACCTGATCGCCGTCTGCTCCGAGAAGAAGATCCCCGTCGTCTTCAGGCTGCAGCCG GGCTACGACCACAGCTACTTCTTCATGTACTCCTTCATGAACGACCACATCAAGCATCACGCCAAATACCTGAACGCCTGA
- the LOC111583831 gene encoding golgin subfamily A member 6-like protein 26, which translates to MDQRTERGSRKMFSAACRAAFHSVQGTTTTQQQRTLPVPSRTANQSQKDETEKLKEKIKQLQERNMKLQQDQLLYEREISKFQRNNQSLSSKLRTTQQELQTQTDQVTALEKRACLQKLSRHIELQARLDQARKEAGDQQQLLQLELRNLQVDYQTLLSEKEDLLKENQWLHQILEEKEDLLLEREVLVKTKDGLDKKVGLLMADKVQAEAALETERNNNAKSSQLQQEEILRLQDSNKDMETRNKCLQESNRELEEKNKCLEHANEEMVVVNQLLQQSNRELEVTNQRLQESSKEMEARNKCLQENNKELEEKNKCLEHTNEEMEESYRRLLKSYNDIEETNQRLQESSKDMETTNKCLQENNRELEEKNKCLEHSNEEMEESYRRLLKSYNNIEETNQRLQESSKDMETTNKCLQENNRELEEQNKCLEHTNEEMEESYRRLLKSYNDIEETNQRLQESSKDMETTNKCLQENNRELEEKNKCLEHSNEEMEESYRRLLKSYNDIEETNQRLQESSKEMEATHKSLQETIKKLEKTNEDLREQSNKTEIRNQNLQESVKQMEAKHKLLQEKIDKIEAFSIELQQQKEKADTSKKVLEEEYNNLLEEKQFMEEERKILEEENQKLQLLSQKTKKRGFFSLFQRKTEEEKMQKKEKKMKKLKEKEEKKKQQEKEEKKELQMMEKEEKKEEKEEKRKKKKGGRSWFH; encoded by the coding sequence ATGGACCAACGCACTGAAAGAGGCAGCAGAAAGATGTTCAGCGCTGCATGCAGAGCTGCATTCCACTCTGTGCAGGGCACCACCACCACTCAGCAACAGAGAACTTTACCAGTTCCATCTCGGACTGCTAACCAGTCACAGaaagatgaaactgaaaaactgaaggaaaagaTAAAACAGCTGCAAGAGAGGAACATGAAGTTGCAGCAAGACCAACTCCTATATGAGAGAGAAATCTCAAAATTCCAGAGGAACAACCAGAGTCTTTCCTCTAAACTCAGGACCACCCAACAGGAGCTGCAGACCCAGACAGATCAGGTAACAGCCCTGGAGAAAAGGGCATGTCTGCAGAAACTCTCCAGACACATAGAGCTCCAAGCACGTCTGGACCAAGCCAGAAAAGAGGCAGGAGACCAGCAACAGCTACTTCAGCTGGAGCTCAGAAACCTTCAGGTGGATTATCAGACACTCCTGTCAGAAAAGGAGGACCTTCTGAAGGAGAATCAATGGCTGCaccagatcctggaggagaaggaggacctCTTGCTGGAAAGAGAAGTGCTGGTCAAGACCAAAGACGGACTGGACAAAAAGGTCGGACTGCTCATGGCTGATAAAGTCCAGGCAGAAGCTGCACTGGAAACTGAAAGGAACAACAACGCCAAGTCTAGCCAGCTGCAGCAAGAGGAAATCCTTCGACTGCAGGACAGTAACAAAGACATGGAGACAAGAAATAAATGTCTTCAGGAGAGTAACAGAgagctggaagaaaaaaacaaatgcctcGAACATGCCAACGAAGAAATGGTGGTAGTGAACCAGCTCCTCCAACAAAGTAACAGAGAATTGGAAGTAACCAACCAACGCCTTCAGGAGAGTAGTAAAGAAATGGAGGCAAGAAATAAATGTCTTCAGGAGAATAACAAAgagttggaagaaaaaaacaaatgcctcGAACATACCAATGAAGAAATGGAGGAATCATACAGACGTCTCCTAAAGTCCTACAACGATATCGAGGAAACCAACCAACGCCTTCAGGAGAGTAGTAAAGACATGgagacaacaaataaatgtcTTCAGGAGAATAACAGAgagttggaagaaaaaaacaaatgcttagAACATTCCAACGAAGAAATGGAGGAATCATACAGACGTCTCCTAAAGTCCTACAACAATATCGAGGAAACCAACCAACGTCTTCAGGAGAGTAGTAAAGACATGgagacaacaaataaatgtcTTCAGGAGAATAACAGAGAGTTGgaagaacaaaacaaatgccTCGAACATACCAATGAAGAAATGGAGGAATCATACAGACGTCTCCTAAAGTCCTACAACGATATCGAGGAAACCAACCAACGTCTTCAGGAGAGTAGTAAAGACATGgagacaacaaataaatgtcTTCAGGAGAATAACAGAgagttggaagaaaaaaacaaatgcttagAACATTCCAACGAAGAAATGGAGGAATCATACAGACGTCTCCTAAAGTCCTACAACGATATCGAGGAAACCAACCAACGCCTTCAGGAGAGTAGTAAAGAAATGGAGGCAACACACAAAAGTCTCCAAGAGACTatcaaaaaattagaaaaaacaaaCGAAGACCTCCGGGAGCAAAGTAATAAAACAGAGATAAGAAACCAAAACCTCCAAGAGTCTGTTAAACAAATGGAGGCAAAGCACAAACTCCTCCAGGAGAAGATTGATAAGATAGAGGCCTTCAGTATTGAACTCcagcagcagaaggaaaaaGCAGATACCAGCAAAAAGGTACTGGAGGAGGAGTATAATAATCTGCTGGAGGAAAAACAGTTTatggaggaagagagaaaaatccTGGAGGAGGAAAATCAGAAGCTTCAACTTCTGAgtcaaaagactaaaaaaagagGTTTCTTTAGTTTGTTCcagaggaagacagaggaggagaaaatgcaaaagaaagaaaagaaaatgaagaaactgaaagaaaaagaggagaagaaaaagcagcaagaaaaagaagagaagaaagagctgcaaatgatggaaaaggaagaaaagaaggaggagaaagaagagaagaggaagaagaagaaaggcgGTCGGAGCTGGTTCCACTAA